One genomic segment of Pseudomonas sp. RU47 includes these proteins:
- a CDS encoding Ppx/GppA family phosphatase: MKDDASLFAAIDLGSNAFRLMIGQSVRSRKGLQIQEVKTLREPVRLAEGFDGGTLDALALDRGWQALARFGKKLRGFEAGRVRAVATSAVREADNAQLFLASAERHLGFPIDVICGHEEARLVYAGVTHALPSAADLRLVVDIGGGSTELILGQGSQPLLTESIAIGSGTLSMRFFRGGDVSAGALQEAERFAILQFEKVARRYRAQGWQQTIGSSGTARMLAKVLKANRLNDYGQDGITYGGLLRLSLLLLKVNNVQQLKLAGLQPHRQSILPGGLVLMLAAFKVFGIAQMLPSEPGLRLGVLHGLMSQH, from the coding sequence ATGAAAGACGACGCCTCGCTGTTTGCCGCCATCGACCTGGGTTCGAATGCCTTTCGCCTGATGATCGGCCAGTCAGTGCGCAGTCGAAAGGGCTTGCAGATTCAGGAAGTGAAAACCCTGCGTGAACCCGTGCGCCTCGCCGAAGGTTTTGACGGTGGTACGCTGGATGCGTTGGCACTGGATCGCGGCTGGCAGGCATTGGCGCGGTTCGGCAAGAAGCTGCGCGGTTTCGAGGCCGGCCGGGTTCGCGCGGTGGCGACCAGCGCAGTGCGCGAGGCCGACAATGCGCAACTGTTTCTGGCCAGTGCCGAGCGGCATCTGGGCTTTCCCATCGACGTCATTTGCGGCCATGAAGAGGCGCGGCTGGTCTACGCCGGCGTGACCCACGCCTTGCCGAGCGCCGCAGACCTGCGCCTGGTGGTCGACATCGGCGGCGGCTCCACCGAGCTGATCCTCGGCCAAGGCTCACAACCATTGCTCACCGAAAGCATCGCCATTGGCAGTGGCACCTTGAGCATGCGCTTCTTTCGCGGCGGTGACGTGTCCGCCGGTGCGCTACAGGAGGCCGAACGCTTCGCCATCCTGCAGTTTGAAAAGGTTGCCCGACGCTATCGCGCTCAGGGCTGGCAGCAAACCATCGGTTCGTCCGGCACCGCGCGCATGCTGGCCAAAGTGCTCAAGGCCAATCGCCTCAACGACTACGGTCAGGACGGCATCACCTACGGCGGACTGCTGCGCCTGTCGTTACTTCTGCTGAAGGTGAACAACGTCCAGCAACTGAAACTGGCCGGGCTGCAACCTCATCGCCAGAGCATTCTGCCCGGCGGTCTGGTGTTGATGCTGGCCGCCTTCAAAGTGTTCGGCATCGCACAAATGCTGCCCTCCGAACCGGGCCTGCGTTTAGGCGTGTTGCACGGTTTGATGAGCCAGCACTAA
- a CDS encoding LysR substrate-binding domain-containing protein, whose translation MYQYHKWLRSFHAVAKTGSFTLAAEYLSVGQPTVSEQVNALENTFSVELFHRRGRYIEMSAAGHKLYAITQGLFGQEDEAVQLLQSFKQRKTGMLRLGAVSPPIAMNLTYELMQRHPDIELETSFSSEKDTLARLFNFDIDVAILALSEFDERFHTRLYHRYPIIAVVRDDHPWASQAQVHISEISGEKWVMRESSARTRQLVEESCKHLDIALNCVMQLNSREAIVHAIVKGIGIGFVSAVEYAETPGTTPITFVDHPFFIEYHLCCLGIRRNRPVIAELFDANPPLT comes from the coding sequence ATGTACCAGTATCACAAGTGGTTGCGTTCGTTTCATGCGGTGGCCAAAACCGGCAGTTTCACTCTCGCAGCGGAGTACCTCAGCGTCGGCCAGCCGACCGTCAGCGAACAGGTCAACGCGCTGGAAAACACCTTCTCGGTGGAGCTGTTCCATCGCCGTGGACGCTACATCGAGATGAGCGCCGCCGGGCACAAGCTCTATGCGATCACTCAGGGCCTGTTCGGTCAGGAGGATGAAGCCGTGCAACTGTTGCAGAGCTTCAAGCAGCGCAAGACCGGCATGTTGCGCCTCGGCGCGGTGTCACCGCCGATTGCGATGAACCTGACCTATGAACTGATGCAGCGCCACCCGGATATCGAACTGGAAACGTCGTTTTCTTCGGAAAAGGACACTCTGGCGCGGCTGTTCAACTTCGACATCGACGTGGCGATTCTGGCGCTGTCGGAATTCGATGAGCGCTTCCACACGCGGCTGTATCACCGTTATCCAATTATCGCCGTGGTCCGCGATGACCATCCCTGGGCCAGTCAGGCGCAGGTTCACATCAGTGAAATCAGCGGCGAAAAATGGGTGATGCGCGAATCCAGCGCGCGCACCCGGCAACTGGTGGAAGAAAGCTGCAAACACCTCGACATCGCTCTCAACTGCGTCATGCAACTGAACAGCCGCGAAGCCATCGTGCACGCCATCGTCAAGGGCATCGGCATCGGGTTTGTCTCGGCGGTCGAGTACGCCGAAACCCCAGGTACCACGCCCATTACGTTTGTCGACCACCCGTTCTTTATCGAATACCACTTGTGCTGCCTCGGCATCCGTCGGAACCGGCCAGTGATTGCCGAACTGTTTGATGCGAATCCACCGCTGACCTGA
- a CDS encoding ABC transporter ATP-binding protein, whose translation MNSVLSCSGLSFRVRGAELLSGVSLEVQRGETLGIVGPNGSGKSTLLKLLAGLREPSAGEVLLEGQHLGKMARRSIAQKLAVVEQQADTDDGIRVFDAVALGRTPWLSALQPWSAADDAIVQQALTDVDAMHLRTRLWRSLSGGERQRVHIARALAQRPQILLLDEPANHLDIQHQLTILNVVQALPVTTLIALHDLNQALKCDRLAVLERGWLVALGEPLAVLTPQRLQETFGVRAHYLTDPFDGAQILRFHS comes from the coding sequence ATGAATAGTGTTTTGAGTTGTTCTGGTCTGAGCTTCAGAGTGCGCGGCGCCGAGTTGCTCAGCGGTGTCAGCCTTGAAGTTCAGCGCGGCGAAACCCTCGGCATCGTCGGGCCGAATGGATCCGGCAAATCCACCCTGCTCAAACTGCTGGCCGGGCTGCGTGAACCGAGCGCTGGCGAGGTGCTGCTCGAAGGTCAGCACCTGGGCAAAATGGCCCGGCGCAGCATTGCGCAAAAGCTTGCGGTGGTCGAGCAACAGGCCGACACCGACGACGGCATTCGCGTGTTCGATGCGGTGGCGCTGGGGCGTACGCCTTGGCTGTCGGCGCTGCAACCGTGGTCCGCGGCCGACGACGCCATTGTTCAGCAGGCGCTGACCGACGTCGACGCGATGCACCTGCGCACCCGTCTCTGGCGCAGCCTGTCCGGTGGTGAGCGACAACGGGTACACATCGCTCGGGCCCTGGCGCAGCGACCGCAAATCCTGTTGCTGGACGAACCGGCCAACCACCTCGACATTCAGCATCAGCTGACCATTCTCAACGTGGTGCAGGCGTTGCCGGTGACCACGCTGATCGCCTTGCATGATCTTAATCAGGCGTTGAAATGCGATCGTCTGGCGGTGCTGGAGCGCGGGTGGCTGGTGGCGCTGGGCGAACCGTTGGCGGTGCTGACACCGCAGCGATTACAGGAGACGTTCGGGGTCAGGGCGCACTATCTGACAGACCCGTTCGATGGGGCGCAGATTCTTCGATTTCACTCATGA
- a CDS encoding FecCD family ABC transporter permease, translating into MIRTLLALVTLLIAVVAGVAIGETSIEPGVVVQVLANKLWGAGYALDPIDEGIVWNYRLTRALVAAACGAGLATCGVILQSLLRNPLADPYLLGISAGASTGAVMVALLGVGAGIISLSVGAFAGAVTAFVLVIVLARVSGSASGTGQIILAGIAGSQLFNALTAFLITRSASSEQARGIMFWLLGNLGGVRWPSVWLAVPVAVLGLVVCLWHRRALDAFTFGADSAASLGIPVRRVQILLIGCAALVTAVMVSIVGSIGFVGLVIPHAARLLLGTGHARLLPASALGGAVFLIAADVLSRTLIKGQVIPVGVITALVGAPVFALILVGRRSAR; encoded by the coding sequence CTGATCCGTACGCTGCTGGCCTTGGTGACACTGTTGATTGCAGTGGTCGCTGGTGTGGCCATCGGCGAAACCTCGATTGAACCGGGCGTGGTCGTGCAAGTGCTGGCGAACAAATTGTGGGGCGCCGGGTACGCGCTGGATCCTATCGACGAAGGCATCGTCTGGAACTATCGCCTGACCCGCGCACTGGTCGCAGCGGCGTGCGGTGCCGGTCTGGCGACGTGCGGAGTGATCTTGCAGTCGCTGTTGCGCAACCCGCTGGCCGATCCCTATCTGCTGGGGATTTCTGCCGGCGCCTCGACCGGGGCGGTGATGGTGGCATTACTCGGTGTCGGCGCCGGGATCATCTCGCTGTCAGTCGGTGCATTTGCCGGCGCAGTCACGGCGTTCGTGCTGGTGATTGTGCTGGCGCGAGTCAGCGGTTCGGCCAGCGGCACCGGGCAGATCATTCTTGCCGGGATCGCCGGCTCGCAGCTGTTCAACGCGCTCACGGCGTTTTTGATCACCCGCTCGGCCAGCTCTGAACAGGCGCGCGGCATCATGTTCTGGCTGTTGGGCAATCTCGGCGGCGTGCGCTGGCCGTCGGTGTGGCTGGCGGTGCCGGTGGCCGTGTTGGGACTGGTCGTGTGTCTGTGGCATCGGCGGGCGCTGGATGCGTTTACCTTTGGTGCGGATTCGGCGGCATCCCTCGGCATTCCGGTGCGACGTGTGCAGATTCTGCTGATTGGCTGCGCGGCACTGGTGACGGCGGTGATGGTGTCGATTGTCGGTTCGATCGGTTTTGTCGGGCTGGTGATTCCCCACGCCGCGCGTCTGTTGCTCGGCACCGGGCATGCCCGGCTGCTGCCGGCAAGTGCGCTGGGCGGCGCAGTGTTTCTGATTGCCGCTGATGTGCTGTCGCGCACGTTGATCAAGGGCCAGGTGATTCCGGTCGGGGTGATTACCGCGCTGGTCGGCGCGCCGGTGTTTGCCTTGATTCTGGTAGGCCGCAGGTCCGCTCGATGA
- a CDS encoding MFS transporter, with protein MNRAQTMPGLAVRSASFRVAQWRMLLAAMFCYLFFYTGRQTFGFAIPGIQAEFGLSKETLGWASAAMLWAYAIGQAINGNLADKFGGRRIMTLGAVLSCGANWVTSFASGFTSLILPWGVNGYFQALGWAPGGRLIANWWAAGERGKVYGFYTFAAGCASILSYVTSIVVLEVLQLEWRWIFRLPVLLMLAGGIIFYLVARERPQDLGFEPVGDTGVANADDKHQEAAQGEVESSAQRYKAVLKNPRLLIAALSLGFQNAARYGLIVWVPVHFLGADWKSGDGMIDPKWITVALPVGMAVGALSNGWVSDKLFGSKRYLAIMLYMFLGAATSLWMWSLPPHSVIGLVALFLCGFFVYGPASSFWALCPDLVGAKRAGTATGIMNFSSYLFAGLAEPLIGRLLDTTANTSLIFIVVTSACLCSAAVALFIRR; from the coding sequence ATGAATCGTGCCCAAACCATGCCTGGTCTCGCCGTCCGTTCTGCCTCGTTCCGGGTCGCGCAGTGGCGCATGCTACTGGCGGCGATGTTCTGTTACCTGTTTTTCTACACCGGGCGGCAGACCTTCGGTTTTGCCATTCCGGGCATTCAGGCTGAATTTGGCTTGAGCAAGGAAACCCTCGGCTGGGCCTCTGCGGCGATGCTCTGGGCCTATGCGATTGGCCAAGCCATCAACGGCAACCTCGCCGACAAGTTCGGTGGCCGGCGGATCATGACGCTGGGTGCGGTGTTGTCCTGCGGTGCCAACTGGGTGACCAGTTTCGCCAGCGGTTTCACCAGCCTGATTCTGCCGTGGGGCGTCAACGGCTACTTTCAGGCCTTGGGCTGGGCGCCGGGCGGTCGGTTGATTGCCAATTGGTGGGCGGCGGGCGAGCGCGGCAAGGTCTATGGCTTCTACACTTTCGCCGCCGGTTGCGCGTCGATTCTGTCGTACGTCACCTCTATCGTTGTGCTTGAAGTGCTGCAACTGGAATGGCGCTGGATCTTCCGTTTGCCGGTGCTGCTAATGCTCGCCGGCGGGATCATTTTCTATCTGGTTGCCCGCGAACGCCCGCAGGATCTGGGTTTCGAACCGGTGGGCGATACCGGTGTGGCCAACGCTGACGACAAGCATCAGGAAGCGGCACAGGGCGAAGTCGAGTCCTCGGCCCAACGCTACAAAGCCGTGTTGAAAAACCCTCGCCTGCTCATCGCCGCGCTGTCACTGGGCTTTCAAAACGCTGCACGCTACGGCTTGATCGTCTGGGTACCGGTGCACTTTCTCGGCGCGGACTGGAAAAGCGGTGACGGCATGATCGATCCGAAATGGATCACTGTCGCCCTCCCCGTCGGCATGGCGGTCGGTGCACTGAGCAACGGCTGGGTGTCGGACAAACTGTTCGGCTCCAAGCGGTATCTGGCGATCATGCTCTACATGTTCCTCGGCGCCGCCACCAGCCTGTGGATGTGGAGCCTGCCGCCACACAGCGTGATCGGCCTGGTCGCGTTGTTCCTTTGCGGCTTCTTCGTCTACGGCCCGGCCTCGAGTTTCTGGGCGCTGTGCCCGGATCTGGTCGGGGCCAAACGCGCCGGTACGGCGACCGGGATCATGAACTTTTCCTCCTACCTGTTCGCCGGATTGGCCGAGCCACTGATCGGGCGTCTGCTTGACACCACGGCAAATACGTCTCTGATCTTCATAGTGGTCACCAGCGCCTGCCTGTGCAGTGCGGCAGTGGCATTGTTCATCCGACGCTGA
- the psrA gene encoding iron-containing alcohol dehydrogenase PsrA has protein sequence MTARFQNPVDTRFGWGSLQDLAAITDQQTVALVTFPEARGLGLVDRLQALLGERLVYVFEDVQPNPDVAHLRNTYEHFWQHAAACDVVLAVGGGSAIDTAKALIVGTESGRFDELLSLLSSGKPFTPARCKQLIAAPTTAGTGSEVTPWATIWDSASQKKYSLHLDCTWPRVAIIDPQLMLTVPAGVTVSTGLDALSHALEAIWNVNANPVSDTFAISAIEDILECLPRLQKDLSSQELRTRMALAALKAGLAFSNTKTALAHSISYEMTLRHGLPHGIACSFTLPLVLGLAWGHDATRDRILQRVFGEDLLTAQQQLREFLHSLGVKTEFADYGVSAKDAEDIIHLAMQGARGKNFIGSQAA, from the coding sequence ATGACTGCCCGCTTCCAGAACCCCGTCGATACCCGTTTCGGCTGGGGCAGCCTGCAAGACCTCGCTGCCATTACCGACCAGCAAACCGTGGCCCTCGTCACCTTCCCTGAGGCCCGTGGCCTGGGGCTGGTCGATCGCCTGCAAGCCTTGCTCGGTGAGCGGCTGGTCTACGTGTTCGAAGACGTTCAGCCCAACCCCGACGTCGCCCATCTGCGCAACACCTACGAGCATTTCTGGCAGCACGCCGCTGCTTGCGACGTGGTGCTCGCGGTCGGTGGCGGCAGCGCCATCGATACCGCCAAGGCGTTGATCGTCGGCACCGAATCCGGCCGTTTCGATGAACTGTTGAGCCTGCTGTCGAGCGGCAAACCGTTCACCCCGGCCCGTTGCAAACAACTGATCGCCGCACCAACCACCGCCGGCACCGGCAGCGAAGTCACCCCGTGGGCGACGATCTGGGACAGCGCCAGCCAGAAGAAATATTCGCTGCACCTGGACTGCACCTGGCCACGGGTGGCGATCATTGACCCGCAACTGATGCTCACCGTACCGGCCGGCGTGACCGTTTCCACCGGTCTCGATGCGCTGTCCCATGCGTTGGAGGCGATCTGGAACGTCAACGCCAATCCGGTCTCCGACACCTTCGCCATTTCTGCGATTGAAGACATTCTCGAATGCTTGCCGCGTCTGCAAAAAGATCTGTCGAGCCAAGAGTTGCGCACGCGCATGGCACTGGCCGCACTCAAGGCCGGGCTGGCGTTTTCCAACACCAAAACCGCGCTGGCGCATTCGATTTCCTATGAGATGACCTTACGCCATGGTTTGCCCCACGGCATCGCCTGCTCTTTCACCCTGCCGTTAGTGCTCGGCCTGGCCTGGGGTCATGACGCAACGCGTGACCGCATCCTGCAACGGGTATTCGGCGAAGATCTGCTCACTGCGCAACAGCAATTGCGCGAGTTCCTGCACAGCCTCGGGGTGAAGACCGAGTTTGCCGATTACGGCGTCTCGGCCAAGGATGCCGAAGACATCATCCACCTCGCGATGCAGGGCGCGCGCGGCAAGAACTTCATCGGTTCACAAGCCGCCTGA
- the phnC gene encoding phosphonate ABC transporter ATP-binding protein: MISIRQLTKHYGSNPVLRGIDLEVAAGEFVVVLGQSGAGKSTLLRCINRLAQADSGTLSVAGIDALSCPDTSVLRREVAMIFQHHNVVPRLSVLKNVLTGRLGSVGTLASILQLFRRDDVALAMQCLERVELAHKAGERTDSLSGGQKQRVGIARALAQRPQVILADEPIASLDPKTARLVLQYLRDATRELGITVLCNLHQVEYAREFGDRVVGLAHGSLVFDGKASSMTEADLARIYPGQSAEPPADVPTPTLSYRAASRA, from the coding sequence ATGATCAGCATCCGCCAACTGACCAAACACTACGGCAGCAACCCGGTATTGCGCGGCATCGACCTGGAAGTCGCTGCGGGCGAATTCGTCGTGGTGCTCGGTCAGTCAGGCGCCGGTAAATCGACCTTGCTGCGTTGCATCAATCGTCTGGCGCAGGCCGACAGCGGCACGCTGAGCGTGGCCGGCATCGACGCCCTCTCCTGCCCTGATACCAGCGTTCTGCGCCGTGAAGTGGCGATGATTTTTCAACACCACAACGTCGTGCCGCGCCTGAGTGTGCTGAAGAACGTGCTGACCGGTCGCCTCGGTTCCGTCGGTACCCTCGCCTCGATTCTGCAACTGTTCCGCCGTGACGATGTGGCACTGGCGATGCAATGCCTGGAGCGCGTCGAGCTGGCGCACAAGGCCGGCGAACGCACCGATTCATTGTCCGGCGGGCAGAAGCAGCGCGTCGGCATCGCCCGCGCATTGGCGCAACGACCGCAGGTGATTCTGGCCGATGAACCGATCGCCAGCCTCGACCCGAAAACCGCGCGACTGGTGTTGCAGTATCTGCGCGATGCCACTCGCGAGCTGGGCATCACCGTGCTGTGCAACCTGCATCAGGTCGAATACGCCCGCGAGTTTGGCGACCGCGTGGTCGGCCTCGCTCACGGCAGTCTGGTGTTCGATGGCAAAGCGTCGAGCATGACCGAAGCGGATCTGGCACGAATCTATCCGGGGCAATCGGCGGAACCCCCTGCTGACGTGCCCACGCCCACCCTGTCCTACCGCGCTGCCTCGAGGGCCTGA
- a CDS encoding GNAT family N-acetyltransferase has protein sequence MKHQPFIQAVSDADIPAVLDFVLKARAELFPKLNATGMPDDLARFAEVYLRGEGRFLIARHEGQIVASIGYLPYDRRFPNLDYPGRKVVEIVRLFVVPSQRRSGLAAALYRSLKDLALADGVEVIYLHTHPFLPGAIAFWQRQGFEIIDVDADPVWQTTHMHNVMSEIEESAPHRTGLSDSAP, from the coding sequence ATGAAACATCAACCCTTTATTCAAGCTGTTTCCGACGCCGACATTCCTGCCGTGCTGGATTTTGTCTTAAAGGCCCGTGCCGAGCTTTTCCCCAAGCTCAACGCGACCGGCATGCCTGACGATCTGGCGCGTTTTGCCGAGGTTTATCTGCGTGGGGAAGGGCGCTTTCTGATTGCTCGTCACGAAGGGCAGATCGTTGCCTCCATCGGCTATCTCCCTTACGACCGACGCTTCCCGAACCTTGATTATCCCGGCCGCAAGGTAGTGGAAATCGTGCGCCTGTTCGTCGTGCCTTCACAACGGCGTTCCGGGTTGGCCGCGGCGTTGTATCGATCACTCAAAGACCTGGCACTCGCCGACGGAGTCGAGGTGATCTACCTGCACACCCATCCGTTTCTGCCGGGGGCCATCGCGTTCTGGCAGCGGCAGGGTTTCGAGATTATTGACGTCGACGCTGATCCGGTCTGGCAGACCACGCACATGCACAACGTCATGAGTGAAATCGAAGAATCTGCGCCCCATCGAACGGGTCTGTCAGATAGTGCGCCCTGA
- a CDS encoding ABC transporter substrate-binding protein produces the protein MLLPRVATLITGLSLGAMAHAAPTVYPLTVENCGSTLTFQHAPTRTVTIGQAGTEMLYAMGLGDKVVGTSLWFNNVLAKYKVQDDKIERLADNEPSFESVIGKRPELVAVELEWMVGPQGAVGTREQFHELKIPTYLLPSDCEAKDNLVGADGTRLAPFRIETIYKSVSQLAQIFDVQDRGQQLNDELKASLAKSIATAQGKQLKDASALVWFSSAQMDIEPFVAGHKGIPDFMLSTLGVRNVVESDEEWPTVGWETIAKANPTFLVIARMDRRRFPADDYEKKLAFLRTDPVTRNMDAVKHNRIIILDAMAMQASLRMFDGIEQLATAINGNDLSQ, from the coding sequence ATGCTGCTGCCCCGCGTTGCCACCCTGATCACCGGCCTGAGCCTTGGCGCCATGGCGCATGCGGCACCGACGGTCTATCCGCTGACGGTCGAAAACTGCGGCAGCACCCTGACCTTCCAGCACGCACCGACGCGCACCGTGACCATCGGCCAGGCCGGCACGGAAATGCTCTACGCCATGGGCCTGGGCGACAAAGTCGTCGGCACCTCGTTGTGGTTCAACAATGTGCTGGCCAAATACAAAGTGCAGGACGACAAGATCGAGCGTTTGGCTGACAACGAGCCAAGTTTCGAATCGGTAATCGGCAAGCGCCCGGAACTGGTCGCCGTGGAGCTGGAATGGATGGTCGGCCCGCAAGGCGCGGTCGGCACCCGCGAGCAGTTTCATGAGCTGAAGATTCCGACCTATCTGCTGCCCTCCGATTGCGAAGCCAAGGACAACCTCGTCGGCGCCGATGGCACGCGACTGGCGCCGTTTCGCATCGAGACGATTTACAAAAGCGTGAGCCAACTGGCGCAGATCTTTGATGTGCAGGATCGTGGCCAGCAGCTCAACGACGAGCTCAAAGCCAGCCTCGCCAAATCGATTGCCACAGCCCAAGGCAAACAGCTCAAGGATGCCAGCGCGCTGGTCTGGTTTTCCAGCGCACAAATGGACATCGAGCCGTTCGTGGCCGGGCACAAAGGCATTCCCGACTTCATGCTCAGCACCCTCGGCGTGCGCAACGTGGTGGAGTCCGATGAAGAGTGGCCAACGGTCGGCTGGGAAACCATCGCCAAGGCTAATCCAACCTTTCTCGTCATCGCGCGCATGGACCGTCGACGCTTCCCCGCCGACGACTATGAAAAGAAACTCGCCTTCCTGCGCACTGACCCGGTGACGCGCAACATGGACGCGGTGAAGCACAACCGCATCATCATTCTTGACGCCATGGCTATGCAGGCGAGCCTGCGCATGTTCGATGGCATCGAGCAATTGGCCACGGCCATCAACGGCAATGACCTGTCGCAATGA
- the phnE gene encoding phosphonate ABC transporter, permease protein PhnE, with protein sequence MQSQNYQWVGDRPRGPRSWLTTGAVVLIVLWTLNWSAQGAQLSLGELAAGLPQIGDFLSRTFPPDLSILPRLLAPAVETLQIAIWGTLLGVLLAIPLSFLAARNLSRNRWVFHATRQALNFTRSINELILALIFVSAVGLGPFPGVLALALHGLGMLGKFFAESIEEIDQGPIEALQATGARPLQVIVFGVLPQVITAWIAVILYRFEVNLRSATVLGMVGAGGLGFELVSSLKLFKYQETATCIIVITFMVIVADAISSRLRAAIQSGSAH encoded by the coding sequence ATGCAATCGCAAAACTACCAGTGGGTCGGCGATCGTCCCCGTGGCCCGCGCAGTTGGCTGACCACCGGCGCCGTCGTCCTGATCGTGCTGTGGACGCTGAACTGGAGCGCGCAAGGTGCGCAGCTCAGCCTTGGTGAACTGGCAGCGGGATTGCCGCAGATCGGTGATTTCCTTTCGCGCACCTTCCCACCGGATCTGAGCATTCTTCCGCGTCTGCTCGCGCCAGCGGTGGAAACCTTGCAGATCGCCATTTGGGGCACCCTGCTCGGCGTGTTGCTGGCGATTCCGCTGTCCTTCCTCGCCGCGCGCAATCTGAGCCGCAATCGCTGGGTGTTTCACGCCACCCGTCAGGCGCTGAATTTCACCCGCAGCATCAACGAACTGATCCTCGCGCTGATTTTCGTCTCGGCGGTCGGGCTCGGGCCGTTCCCCGGTGTCCTGGCGCTGGCGCTGCATGGCCTGGGCATGCTCGGCAAGTTCTTCGCCGAGAGCATCGAAGAGATCGACCAGGGCCCGATTGAAGCGCTGCAAGCGACCGGGGCGCGGCCACTGCAGGTAATCGTGTTTGGCGTTTTGCCGCAAGTCATCACCGCGTGGATTGCCGTGATTCTCTATCGCTTCGAGGTCAATCTTCGCTCGGCCACCGTGCTGGGAATGGTCGGTGCCGGCGGTTTGGGGTTCGAGCTGGTGAGCAGTCTCAAGCTGTTCAAATATCAGGAAACCGCGACTTGCATCATCGTCATTACCTTCATGGTGATCGTCGCCGACGCCATCTCCAGCCGCTTGCGCGCGGCGATCCAGAGCGGTTCGGCGCACTAG
- the phnX gene encoding phosphonoacetaldehyde hydrolase produces the protein MQYQQPTHLQAAILDWAGTVVDFGSFAPTQIFVEAFAEFGVAVSLEEARGPMGMGKWDHIRTLCNLPQIAERYRAAFDRVPSDDDVTAIYERFMPLQIEKIALHSALIPGALEAIAALRDKGLKIGSCSGYPAVVMAKVVELARENGYVADHVVATDEVPNGRPHPAQALANVIALGIDDVAACVKVDDTWPGILEGRSAGMWTVALTCSGNALGLSYEQYKALPSDRLAEERARIGKMFAPSRPHYLIDTIAELPEVIEDINARLARGETPQAC, from the coding sequence ATGCAGTACCAACAACCGACTCACCTGCAAGCCGCGATCCTTGACTGGGCCGGCACCGTTGTCGATTTCGGCTCGTTTGCGCCGACGCAGATTTTTGTCGAGGCCTTTGCCGAGTTCGGCGTTGCCGTGTCGCTGGAAGAAGCGCGCGGGCCGATGGGCATGGGCAAGTGGGATCACATCCGCACGCTGTGCAACTTGCCACAGATTGCCGAGCGTTATCGTGCAGCATTCGACCGCGTGCCGAGCGATGACGATGTGACGGCGATCTACGAGCGCTTCATGCCGTTGCAAATCGAGAAAATCGCCCTGCATTCGGCGCTGATTCCGGGCGCGCTCGAGGCGATTGCCGCGTTGCGCGACAAGGGCTTGAAAATCGGTTCGTGCTCCGGTTATCCGGCGGTGGTGATGGCCAAGGTCGTCGAACTGGCGCGGGAAAATGGCTACGTCGCTGACCATGTCGTCGCCACCGATGAAGTGCCGAATGGCCGCCCGCATCCGGCGCAGGCACTGGCTAACGTGATTGCCTTGGGCATCGATGATGTGGCCGCGTGCGTCAAGGTTGATGACACCTGGCCCGGAATTCTTGAAGGGCGTAGCGCGGGGATGTGGACGGTGGCGTTGACCTGTTCCGGCAACGCGCTGGGCCTGAGCTATGAGCAATACAAGGCGTTGCCGTCGGATCGACTGGCGGAAGAACGTGCGCGGATCGGCAAGATGTTCGCCCCCTCGCGCCCGCATTATCTGATCGACACCATCGCCGAGTTGCCTGAGGTAATCGAAGACATAAATGCGCGTCTGGCCCGGGGCGAAACCCCGCAAGCCTGCTGA